One window from the genome of bacterium encodes:
- a CDS encoding nucleotidyltransferase family protein, with product MSGLSAVILAGGSTSPEWREQSGAEKRALVPFHDRPIVSWVIDAVVASGCVDTIIVVGNITDDPRVRCVQEGKCFLDSVKNGMAAVTDDYFLQVTADIPFLTSDGVKDFVDRSLALKADVCYPIISRSVCEQQFPDIKRTYVKLQEGLFTGGNLGLVNRSYIEARMGYLEKAYAARKKPLKLAAMIGFDTLARFILGQIIPSLFSIGYAERKVGRLIGGKLKGVITDYAEIGADIDTLEHWQQFQKLPFPAFRK from the coding sequence ATGAGCGGATTGTCAGCGGTTATTCTTGCGGGAGGATCAACTTCTCCTGAATGGCGTGAGCAAAGTGGTGCGGAGAAGCGTGCTTTGGTTCCTTTTCACGACCGGCCAATTGTGAGCTGGGTTATCGATGCAGTTGTAGCGAGTGGATGTGTCGATACAATCATTGTCGTAGGCAATATTACCGATGACCCAAGAGTGAGATGTGTGCAGGAAGGGAAGTGCTTTCTCGATAGCGTGAAAAATGGAATGGCGGCAGTTACGGATGATTACTTCTTGCAAGTGACGGCTGATATTCCGTTCCTCACTTCTGATGGAGTAAAAGATTTCGTCGATCGTTCGTTGGCTCTAAAGGCTGATGTTTGTTATCCGATAATTTCTAGGTCAGTTTGCGAACAGCAGTTCCCCGATATTAAACGCACTTATGTTAAATTACAAGAAGGATTATTTACAGGCGGTAACCTTGGCTTAGTTAACCGAAGTTATATTGAAGCTCGCATGGGGTATTTGGAAAAAGCGTATGCCGCCAGAAAGAAACCTCTCAAGTTAGCTGCAATGATAGGCTTTGATACGCTTGCTCGATTTATATTAGGTCAGATCATCCCGAGTTTGTTTAGTATAGGATATGCCGAGCGTAAGGTCGGTCGGCTCATCGGCGGTAAATTGAAGGGTGTTATAACGGATTACGCTGAAATCGGGGCTGACATTGACACGCTTGAACACTGGCAACAATTCCAGAAGTTGCCATTTCCTGCGTTCCGAAAGTGA
- a CDS encoding CPBP family intramembrane glutamic endopeptidase, producing the protein FGGLFKRIANTGSIEKTLCVLLAYDVIIVGLAVIWLTKFAGGKGISLRAIGWRTDNFWKDVAWGCGGYLATIPFLILAVIIAAFFDNVLPSKANPIGEIAEMTSTFSGRLLVLAMASVFAPLVEETFFRGVLFPAIWRRTRRLWLAIFASALFFAFVHPQFLSGALAITIIGSFLALLYAERRSLIPGAVMHAIHNTVLMILIFLLYSS; encoded by the coding sequence TCTTCGGTGGTTTATTCAAAAGAATAGCGAATACCGGCTCAATCGAGAAAACACTTTGTGTCTTGCTTGCTTATGATGTGATTATCGTCGGATTAGCTGTTATATGGCTCACTAAGTTTGCTGGTGGAAAAGGTATAAGCCTACGAGCGATTGGATGGCGGACTGATAACTTCTGGAAGGATGTTGCATGGGGTTGCGGAGGATATTTAGCGACAATACCTTTTCTAATCTTAGCTGTTATCATTGCGGCGTTTTTCGATAATGTGCTTCCTTCTAAAGCTAATCCTATTGGGGAAATTGCTGAAATGACGAGCACATTTAGTGGGCGTTTGTTGGTATTAGCAATGGCATCCGTATTTGCTCCTTTGGTGGAGGAAACGTTCTTCCGTGGAGTTTTATTCCCAGCGATATGGCGGCGTACGCGCCGGCTTTGGCTGGCAATATTTGCCTCAGCTTTATTCTTTGCTTTTGTTCATCCTCAATTCCTTTCAGGCGCGCTTGCCATTACAATAATAGGTTCATTCCTTGCGTTATTATACGCAGAACGCCGCTCGCTTATTCCAGGAGCAGTTATGCACGCCATCCATAACACCGTCCTGATGATTTTAATCTTCCTCTTATATTCAAGTTAA
- the ybeY gene encoding rRNA maturation RNase YbeY — translation MISNRSARRVASQSIAKAIRLLLQHEQKSPAEVSIVLSDDEFIRELNRTYRGFDVPTDVLSFPFNDPDVLGDIVISIDTAERQAQQREIELVAETVFLALHGCLHLLGYNDETEEGYDEMIAKARSVAAELGYKMEDDWGTLAES, via the coding sequence ATGATCTCCAATCGGTCAGCCCGCCGGGTAGCGTCGCAGTCCATCGCTAAAGCGATCCGCTTGCTACTCCAACACGAACAAAAATCTCCAGCGGAAGTAAGCATCGTCCTTAGCGACGATGAGTTTATTCGCGAGTTGAACCGCACTTATCGGGGTTTTGATGTGCCAACAGATGTGCTGTCCTTTCCGTTCAACGATCCCGATGTGCTGGGAGATATTGTGATCTCGATAGATACTGCAGAGCGTCAGGCGCAGCAAAGAGAAATTGAGTTGGTAGCAGAAACCGTCTTTCTTGCCTTGCATGGCTGTCTTCACCTATTAGGATATAATGACGAAACTGAAGAGGGCTACGACGAAATGATCGCTAAAGCTCGCAGCGTAGCCGCAGAGCTAGGATATAAAATGGAAGATGATTGGGGGACCCTAGCGGAATCATAA
- a CDS encoding hemolysin family protein translates to MSTDIPEPPLRTKPAKRAKKQNISWLTFLVTIALLWFGANLIWAQGNAPEGTSNGEIPWGRLILVVALILVKAFFSISETSLVSLRRSRVRQLIEEDRRNSKRLERLLSNPPRYLATIQIGVEFASAFASVEAATQFAHPFTLWAMPIYNLLHISNPEPYSVVIITLVAIFFLITFGEVVPKSLGMQHPEIWSLRVAPFMDFLARLMHPLVVLVTGVSNLVVRRFGGHAHFAAPVISEEELKVIVETSEEHGVLEEEETEIIKSVFEFTDTIAREVMTPRTDIKAVDITESTKDVVSLIAETGFSRIPVFEETIDQVVGIVYAKDVLAKLNGSLTLFTIKEVMRPVYFIPENKSVVALLREMRVNRNHIAVVRDEYGGTAGLVTIEDLVEELVGDIMDEYDEEQQMFQTVCENVYIVDGRMHLDEINERLGLRLDSEEFDTIGGFVFGYLGHQPEAGESIQYEGPRFTVTQTDGRRIEKVKIECHPEPNEPEETKE, encoded by the coding sequence GTGAGCACTGATATACCTGAACCCCCTTTACGTACCAAGCCCGCAAAACGGGCTAAGAAACAAAATATATCATGGCTTACCTTTCTGGTAACGATTGCTCTGCTTTGGTTCGGAGCTAACCTTATATGGGCACAAGGAAACGCGCCAGAAGGAACATCTAATGGCGAGATTCCTTGGGGAAGACTTATTTTAGTCGTTGCCCTGATTTTAGTGAAAGCGTTCTTCTCAATATCCGAAACTTCACTTGTATCACTCAGGCGAAGCCGTGTGCGTCAGCTAATCGAGGAAGACCGGCGTAATAGCAAACGTCTCGAACGCTTACTCAGTAACCCGCCTCGCTACCTTGCCACGATCCAAATCGGTGTCGAGTTTGCCAGCGCTTTTGCATCAGTTGAAGCAGCAACTCAGTTTGCTCACCCATTTACTCTATGGGCAATGCCCATTTATAACCTACTTCATATTTCGAATCCCGAGCCATATTCAGTCGTAATCATCACACTGGTCGCTATTTTCTTCTTGATTACTTTTGGTGAAGTAGTTCCAAAAAGCTTGGGCATGCAGCATCCGGAAATATGGTCGCTGCGAGTTGCCCCCTTTATGGACTTCTTAGCTCGTCTAATGCATCCACTTGTAGTTCTGGTCACAGGCGTCAGTAACTTAGTCGTACGTCGTTTTGGCGGTCATGCTCATTTCGCGGCTCCTGTGATATCTGAAGAAGAATTAAAGGTCATCGTAGAAACAAGTGAAGAACATGGGGTACTCGAAGAAGAAGAAACCGAGATTATTAAATCGGTATTTGAGTTCACTGATACAATCGCCCGTGAAGTGATGACCCCTCGAACCGATATAAAAGCTGTTGATATTACTGAAAGCACCAAAGATGTTGTCAGTCTCATCGCTGAAACCGGTTTTTCGCGCATACCGGTCTTCGAAGAAACAATCGATCAGGTCGTGGGAATTGTCTACGCTAAAGACGTGCTAGCGAAACTAAACGGCTCTCTAACGTTATTTACTATTAAGGAAGTTATGCGCCCAGTGTACTTCATCCCCGAGAATAAGTCGGTAGTCGCGCTGCTTCGCGAGATGCGCGTTAACCGCAATCACATTGCCGTCGTTCGAGATGAATACGGTGGAACAGCAGGATTAGTCACTATCGAGGACCTGGTGGAAGAACTCGTCGGCGACATCATGGATGAATACGACGAAGAACAGCAGATGTTCCAAACAGTCTGCGAGAATGTCTACATTGTGGATGGTCGAATGCATCTGGATGAAATAAACGAACGCCTTGGTCTTCGTCTAGACTCAGAAGAATTCGATACTATCGGTGGTTTTGTATTTGGCTACTTAGGCCACCAGCCTGAAGCAGGCGAATCAATACAATATGAAGGCCCAAGGTTCACGGTCACTCAAACAGACGGCCGCCGCATAGAAAAAGTAAAAATAGAATGTCACCCCGAACCAAACGAACCCGAAGAGACAAAAGAATAG
- a CDS encoding aspartyl protease family protein — MDRYKLVMARYRALWALLAIFIFTSVVLADDLTDILNKHVQAMGGMAALAKVQTIIIQGKADVGGVVMDLEEYYQAPDKLRQDETFGGRTSILLYDGKQAWSRDSNGKVVRLTGEEAKSTRTEIYAFGLTYISNPSNWKYIKHLGNEISTGRIMLEFNPPDGSVATLFLDPKTYLATEVHQKQDGDTIRVTQEDYRQVDGIPFAYKYHISNGRTQYDQVINVDKIELNSPLDTSLFVKPEAQLDYKWTSGQKFAVLPIKFNGNHLYAAISVNGNPVYMLVDTGAGSSVISSKLAKKLKLNSAGKFEVKGGGGSSTGGILNGVNFEIKGLKLENQSVLEMEVPMLMDFEKELGGVLGYDFLGRFVVKFDYIKQVITLYDPDAYKPVKVGHTVFLELDGRTPIISGSLDGMPCKLRIDTGSDGTVSFSEAFVEANKLRKKYPYSTSSAAVGTGGAFYETLHRVKKFSLAGYNMNDLLATFSADEKGFESDGVQGNLGNSIISQFTLIIDYPHEQATFIPNSNFGKSDDDGYFLGISLSEKAKKIVIDLVEPYTPAFKAGVKVGDVLLSINGVTTKKRSVDKVQKMIDHDKQKSYTLVIKRKGKVLTLKMKSAKYLDSSM; from the coding sequence ATGGATAGATATAAATTAGTAATGGCTAGGTATCGGGCGCTTTGGGCGCTATTGGCAATTTTCATATTTACATCAGTCGTGCTTGCAGACGATCTGACTGATATACTAAATAAACATGTGCAGGCGATGGGGGGCATGGCTGCACTTGCTAAAGTTCAGACCATTATAATTCAAGGTAAAGCTGATGTCGGTGGCGTCGTTATGGACTTAGAAGAATACTATCAGGCTCCCGACAAACTTCGTCAGGATGAGACATTTGGTGGGCGCACTTCGATTTTATTGTACGACGGCAAACAAGCCTGGTCTCGGGATTCGAATGGAAAGGTAGTCCGTTTGACTGGCGAAGAAGCAAAGAGCACTCGTACCGAAATCTATGCTTTCGGACTGACCTATATCAGCAACCCATCCAATTGGAAATACATCAAGCATTTGGGTAATGAAATAAGTACCGGCCGGATTATGTTGGAATTCAATCCGCCGGATGGATCCGTTGCAACGTTATTCCTTGATCCTAAAACCTATCTGGCAACCGAAGTCCATCAAAAGCAAGATGGTGATACTATTCGTGTCACCCAGGAAGACTATCGCCAAGTCGATGGTATCCCCTTTGCCTACAAATATCACATCTCAAATGGAAGAACTCAATACGATCAGGTCATTAATGTCGATAAGATTGAATTAAATTCCCCTCTGGACACAAGCCTTTTTGTTAAGCCTGAAGCACAACTGGATTATAAATGGACTAGCGGGCAGAAGTTTGCCGTGTTACCAATCAAGTTCAATGGCAATCATCTATATGCTGCCATCAGTGTGAATGGGAATCCTGTTTACATGCTGGTCGATACTGGCGCCGGCTCATCCGTCATTAGCTCTAAACTTGCAAAGAAGTTGAAGCTGAATTCTGCAGGGAAGTTTGAAGTGAAAGGTGGAGGTGGTTCTTCTACTGGGGGGATTCTGAATGGTGTTAATTTTGAGATAAAGGGGCTGAAGCTGGAGAACCAGTCGGTTCTCGAGATGGAAGTGCCGATGTTGATGGACTTTGAGAAAGAACTAGGCGGTGTCCTCGGATATGATTTTTTAGGGCGTTTTGTGGTGAAGTTCGATTATATAAAGCAGGTCATCACTCTTTACGATCCCGATGCTTACAAGCCAGTCAAAGTGGGACATACAGTGTTCCTCGAATTGGATGGCAGAACTCCGATCATATCAGGATCGCTCGATGGGATGCCTTGCAAACTGCGGATCGATACTGGCTCAGATGGCACGGTCTCGTTCAGTGAGGCTTTTGTTGAAGCTAATAAGCTCAGAAAAAAGTATCCCTATTCAACCTCTTCGGCGGCGGTGGGAACTGGCGGGGCATTCTATGAGACTCTTCATCGGGTGAAGAAATTCAGCCTCGCCGGATACAATATGAATGATTTGCTAGCGACTTTTTCCGCTGATGAAAAAGGGTTTGAAAGTGATGGTGTTCAAGGCAATTTGGGCAACAGCATTATCAGCCAGTTCACGCTGATAATCGACTATCCGCACGAACAGGCCACTTTCATTCCGAATTCTAATTTTGGCAAAAGTGATGACGATGGCTATTTTCTTGGGATTTCTCTTTCTGAAAAAGCCAAGAAGATTGTGATCGATTTAGTTGAGCCTTACACTCCTGCTTTCAAAGCCGGTGTTAAGGTTGGAGATGTTCTGCTTTCTATAAATGGGGTAACCACTAAAAAGCGTTCTGTTGATAAAGTTCAAAAAATGATCGACCATGACAAACAAAAATCCTACACCCTCGTCATTAAGCGTAAAGGCAAGGTGTTAACCCTGAAAATGAAGTCAGCTAAGTATCTCGATAGTTCTATGTAG
- a CDS encoding diacylglycerol kinase — MRTKRPIDSFQYAFEGVMRVFRTQKHMRFHFFTVIAVLVLGLIFRLDTSQMLILLFTISLVLVTEMINSAIEALVDMVTQQYSPQAKFAKDIAAGAVLIATMNAIIVGAILFLRQRNLELLAIKLNRKPDAGWTTTTLIVCGVIIFITMVIGKVLGGRGTIWKGGLISGHSAVGFFLAFTIIVISPTFLTAILAVILAALIAQSRVEAGIHSLQEVTFGAVLGILIAGLMYFFTSPGPITR; from the coding sequence ATGAGAACGAAAAGACCAATAGATAGTTTTCAATATGCGTTTGAAGGTGTTATGCGGGTCTTCCGCACACAAAAGCACATGCGATTTCATTTTTTCACCGTTATCGCAGTGCTCGTGCTAGGATTGATCTTCCGCCTCGATACTAGTCAGATGCTGATTCTGTTATTCACCATATCACTGGTGCTCGTAACGGAAATGATCAACTCGGCCATAGAAGCGTTGGTGGATATGGTCACGCAGCAATATAGCCCACAGGCTAAATTTGCCAAGGATATTGCTGCAGGCGCGGTTTTGATAGCCACGATGAATGCAATTATTGTAGGGGCTATTCTATTTTTAAGACAGCGCAACCTTGAATTGCTGGCGATTAAGCTCAACCGCAAACCTGATGCGGGGTGGACGACAACAACCCTCATCGTTTGTGGCGTAATTATATTCATTACCATGGTAATCGGCAAAGTTTTAGGGGGCCGTGGGACAATATGGAAGGGTGGCTTGATTAGCGGGCACAGCGCAGTCGGCTTCTTCCTCGCGTTTACCATTATCGTCATCTCCCCAACTTTTTTGACGGCGATATTAGCGGTTATCTTGGCCGCATTAATTGCACAGAGCCGAGTCGAAGCAGGAATACACTCCCTCCAAGAAGTAACCTTTGGAGCGGTGTTGGGCATCCTGATCGCCGGACTCATGTATTTCTTTACCTCTCCGGGACCAATAACAAGATGA
- the folB gene encoding dihydroneopterin aldolase, translating to MNDRIVLEGIEFYAFHGVSDEEQKIGHRFVVDMEIETNLRHAGATDDLHNTISYSDVARLVVEIGTNERFRLLERLADRLVEALFKHFTTASSVTIKVGKRLPPAKVILDKASVQISRSRKDLEL from the coding sequence ATGAATGATCGAATCGTTCTCGAGGGGATTGAGTTTTATGCTTTTCATGGGGTTTCCGATGAGGAGCAGAAGATCGGGCATCGGTTTGTGGTCGATATGGAAATCGAGACAAACCTGAGGCATGCGGGCGCAACTGATGATTTGCACAATACAATCAGCTACTCGGACGTCGCGCGCTTAGTGGTTGAAATTGGAACAAATGAACGTTTTCGTCTACTCGAGCGTCTTGCCGATCGGCTTGTCGAAGCGTTATTTAAACACTTCACGACCGCATCTTCGGTTACAATTAAAGTAGGAAAGCGACTGCCGCCAGCGAAAGTTATCCTTGACAAAGCTTCAGTCCAAATAAGCCGCAGCCGTAAAGATTTGGAGCTTTAG
- a CDS encoding metallophosphoesterase: protein MLRLRMKSLLLVGVLLLPILQVGAAEKLFRFIAYGDTRDGHKVHQEIINQMIQLHPKFVISTGDLVNDGSEPALWTKFDKITGELRKTTPYYAALGNHDIGGEGFATRKLRPKNSGTEMYYSFDEGKLHFICLDTQQSIKPDSKQYKWLESDLKSAKSRGKFIIPFFHVAVYSVGGHGSSSSLQTILVPLYKKYGVKLSFQGHDHIYYRTLREGTTWVVTGGGGAPIYPIDMTKAIPGDIGATANHFCQCDVYSDKIVVTVYTPTLKKIDEFTIPFTNKTGK from the coding sequence ATGTTGCGTTTAAGAATGAAGTCGCTACTGCTTGTTGGTGTTTTATTACTGCCCATTTTGCAAGTAGGGGCAGCAGAGAAGTTGTTCCGATTTATTGCCTATGGCGATACGCGTGATGGGCACAAGGTTCATCAGGAAATCATTAATCAAATGATTCAACTACATCCCAAGTTCGTGATCAGTACGGGTGATTTAGTAAATGATGGCAGCGAGCCTGCTCTATGGACTAAGTTCGATAAGATCACTGGAGAACTGCGCAAGACAACGCCTTATTATGCTGCGTTGGGCAATCATGATATTGGTGGAGAAGGCTTTGCTACCCGAAAATTGCGGCCTAAGAATTCAGGGACAGAGATGTATTACTCCTTCGATGAGGGGAAATTACATTTCATATGTCTTGATACTCAACAGTCCATAAAGCCAGACAGTAAGCAGTACAAATGGCTGGAATCGGACCTTAAATCGGCGAAATCTCGCGGTAAATTCATAATTCCTTTCTTCCATGTAGCTGTTTACTCTGTAGGGGGTCACGGCAGTTCGTCTTCACTTCAAACCATATTGGTTCCGTTGTATAAAAAATATGGAGTGAAGCTATCCTTCCAGGGGCATGATCACATCTATTATCGAACGCTACGCGAAGGCACAACCTGGGTTGTGACCGGCGGCGGGGGCGCTCCGATTTATCCAATAGACATGACCAAAGCCATCCCCGGCGACATAGGCGCCACAGCCAATCACTTTTGTCAATGCGATGTGTACTCCGATAAAATAGTCGTCACCGTCTATACGCCAACTCTCAAGAAAATTGACGAATTCACGATCCCGTTCACGAATAAGACTGGGAAGTAG
- the recO gene encoding DNA repair protein RecO: MPTYTLNGIVLRRKDFAEADKILTLITREKGKIEVIARSARKPGAKLASLTEGLAMSQFQLAVGRTFDIVTQVVPIHSYLGLRSDLKRLSFALYWCELLDSLVHEGEPNEALFELTEFVLTQLEHSPNPEIALRWGEFHLIGNLGYEPMVDVCAQCEKVPTGLWAGFSPSVGGLLCARCGAQTRDSLRIPLEALPEIRDLLRSDRPSDEILQIGNIARITRSFWRHLLGHDLKSAAFLDELLSEPTR; the protein is encoded by the coding sequence ATGCCAACATATACTCTGAACGGCATCGTTTTACGCCGCAAAGACTTTGCTGAAGCCGATAAAATCCTCACCCTTATCACTCGAGAAAAAGGCAAAATTGAAGTCATAGCACGAAGTGCCCGTAAACCTGGCGCAAAGCTGGCCAGCTTGACCGAAGGATTGGCTATGAGCCAATTTCAACTGGCAGTCGGTCGGACATTCGATATTGTCACCCAAGTAGTTCCTATTCATTCCTATTTGGGACTTCGCTCGGACCTAAAACGCTTATCGTTCGCCCTCTATTGGTGTGAACTTCTCGACTCGCTTGTCCATGAAGGCGAGCCTAACGAGGCGCTATTCGAACTCACTGAGTTTGTATTGACCCAACTCGAGCACTCCCCTAATCCTGAAATCGCGCTGCGATGGGGTGAGTTCCACCTCATCGGCAATCTTGGTTATGAACCTATGGTCGATGTCTGCGCTCAATGCGAAAAGGTCCCCACAGGACTATGGGCAGGTTTCAGCCCATCAGTCGGAGGGTTGCTTTGCGCTCGATGCGGAGCACAGACTCGCGACTCGCTTCGTATCCCGTTGGAGGCTTTGCCCGAAATACGAGACCTTCTTCGATCCGATAGGCCGTCGGATGAAATCCTACAAATCGGCAATATTGCTCGAATTACTCGTTCATTTTGGCGACACTTGCTTGGTCATGACTTGAAAAGCGCTGCATTTTTAGACGAATTATTATCTGAGCCAACACGGTAA
- the ispE gene encoding 4-(cytidine 5'-diphospho)-2-C-methyl-D-erythritol kinase, whose translation MNTIRIRAHAKVNLTLEALQKRSDGYHDIETVFQAISLSDRLTFRAVETSGVELVSEDPKMPKDQSNLIVKAANAYFEASGINPFGIEVNVVKRIPMEAGLGGGSSDAAATLRALNMMVDKPVDLEKLEKIASTLGADVAYFLRGGTVFASGIGDDLKTLSDLTPMPLVIAKPDEGVSTAWAYEMLDKTPKSNSPGASRKLAEAINNISALSDLAPLLFNDFESVVMAEKPAIQAVAEALTKAGAIRTLLCGSGSAVFGLFEVPHQARNTAAVLSKSGLWATYAFTAPALYTQTAGEELE comes from the coding sequence ATGAATACAATTAGAATTCGCGCGCATGCTAAAGTGAACTTGACGCTCGAAGCGCTTCAAAAGCGTTCGGATGGGTATCACGACATCGAAACAGTATTTCAGGCAATTAGCCTATCCGACCGCTTGACGTTTCGAGCGGTTGAGACTTCGGGAGTGGAACTTGTTTCTGAAGACCCAAAGATGCCTAAAGATCAATCGAATCTTATCGTTAAAGCTGCGAATGCTTACTTTGAGGCAAGTGGGATCAATCCTTTTGGAATAGAAGTTAATGTTGTCAAACGAATTCCAATGGAAGCGGGACTAGGGGGCGGTTCAAGTGATGCTGCGGCAACGCTACGGGCACTCAATATGATGGTGGATAAGCCGGTGGATCTTGAAAAGCTCGAGAAGATAGCTTCTACCCTTGGCGCTGATGTGGCCTATTTTCTTCGAGGAGGCACTGTTTTTGCATCAGGAATTGGCGATGATTTGAAAACTCTTTCTGACTTGACCCCGATGCCATTAGTCATTGCGAAACCGGATGAGGGAGTTTCGACTGCCTGGGCCTATGAAATGCTTGACAAAACCCCGAAATCTAATTCGCCAGGAGCTTCAAGAAAATTGGCAGAGGCAATAAATAATATTTCGGCTCTAAGCGATCTTGCGCCTTTGCTTTTTAATGATTTCGAATCGGTCGTGATGGCCGAAAAGCCTGCTATTCAGGCTGTTGCAGAGGCTTTAACAAAGGCAGGAGCTATTCGGACGTTGTTATGCGGCAGCGGATCAGCGGTTTTTGGGTTATTTGAAGTTCCTCATCAAGCTCGAAACACGGCTGCTGTGTTGAGTAAATCAGGCTTATGGGCCACTTACGCATTCACTGCGCCGGCTTTATATACACAAACGGCAGGAGAAGAATTGGAATGA
- a CDS encoding ATP-binding protein, which produces MANLEVKGDLDDHLKENDLEELKKLREFGQSLQDKVSQLETANKTLQQQLQSLQQGKAEVGETPTPINEYESTLRRLVQRVAMILQAEKAVFMLFDRETGELAAMPPAYGVDEDGIRALRVRATSGVSGQVFREGVPVIVHDAVGDERTVKENVVYLGVRNLVAVPLVIEKRDEDNRLLDKQTIGVLHVFNKRHGGQFNDEDVRLLERMSRNAASIIANLQIFQEVVKEKEELEHTIDSLYAGLVLINGNGRVAQMNQSARNIFRIGQEAIGKLYNEAFNDERFVKLIEDSTKQEADSQTEITVNAEDGHDHIFQVQSALVRGDQDRVVGTVAILNDITELRTIERMKSAFVATVSHELRTPLTAIKGFVQTLLMDTDGSFDETSRREFYGIIDSECDRLTRLINDLLNISRIEAGESLKPNYKEVNVRQLAQKVLMIQNQATQKHALKLDVPEDFPLITADEDKLDQVLTNLINNSIKYSPNGGQITIIGRVEGNDILLAVKDEGMGLPKDQLPKVFEKFHRVDNRDNRKIYGTGLGLFLVKHLVEVVHQGKIWAESEGEGKGSTFTMRIPKKLDPSEVDNDSARAVSM; this is translated from the coding sequence ATGGCAAATTTGGAGGTGAAGGGAGACTTGGACGACCATCTGAAAGAGAATGATCTGGAGGAATTGAAAAAGCTGCGTGAATTTGGCCAATCCCTCCAGGATAAGGTCTCCCAACTCGAAACAGCAAACAAGACGCTCCAGCAGCAGCTTCAATCGCTACAACAAGGCAAAGCTGAAGTCGGTGAGACGCCGACACCTATCAATGAATACGAATCGACGCTTCGCCGCCTTGTTCAACGCGTTGCGATGATTCTGCAGGCAGAAAAAGCGGTCTTTATGCTTTTTGATAGGGAAACAGGCGAGCTTGCTGCAATGCCTCCCGCCTATGGGGTAGATGAGGATGGAATTCGCGCTTTACGCGTAAGAGCAACAAGCGGTGTCTCCGGTCAAGTCTTCCGAGAAGGCGTACCGGTCATCGTCCACGATGCTGTCGGCGACGAAAGAACAGTCAAAGAAAACGTCGTCTATCTTGGCGTACGCAACCTCGTTGCCGTGCCGTTAGTAATAGAGAAGCGCGATGAAGATAATCGCCTTCTTGATAAACAAACAATTGGCGTTTTGCATGTCTTCAATAAGCGACATGGCGGTCAGTTCAACGACGAAGACGTTCGCCTATTAGAGCGCATGTCGCGCAACGCAGCTTCCATTATCGCCAATCTCCAAATCTTCCAGGAAGTCGTAAAAGAGAAGGAAGAGCTTGAGCATACGATTGATAGTCTCTATGCCGGATTGGTATTGATAAACGGCAACGGGCGTGTTGCTCAGATGAACCAATCGGCCCGTAATATCTTCCGAATCGGGCAAGAAGCGATTGGTAAGCTTTATAACGAAGCCTTTAATGATGAGCGGTTTGTTAAACTGATAGAGGATTCAACAAAGCAAGAGGCAGATTCACAAACCGAAATCACTGTTAATGCCGAAGACGGTCACGATCACATCTTTCAGGTGCAAAGCGCTTTAGTAAGAGGTGATCAGGATCGAGTAGTGGGCACTGTGGCGATTCTGAATGATATCACCGAGTTGCGTACTATTGAGCGAATGAAATCGGCATTCGTCGCAACGGTTTCTCACGAACTCCGAACTCCCCTTACCGCTATTAAGGGATTTGTCCAAACTTTATTGATGGATACAGATGGTTCATTCGATGAGACCTCTCGAAGAGAATTCTATGGGATTATTGATAGCGAATGCGACCGACTAACCCGCTTGATTAACGACCTTCTTAACATATCTAGAATTGAAGCCGGCGAAAGCTTGAAGCCGAATTACAAAGAGGTTAATGTTAGGCAGCTTGCTCAGAAAGTGCTTATGATCCAGAATCAAGCAACCCAAAAGCATGCGCTTAAGTTGGATGTACCTGAAGACTTCCCGTTAATTACAGCCGATGAAGATAAGCTGGATCAGGTACTTACTAACCTGATTAATAACTCGATTAAATACTCACCGAATGGCGGTCAGATTACGATTATAGGACGTGTTGAGGGTAACGATATTCTTCTGGCTGTCAAGGATGAGGGAATGGGACTGCCCAAAGACCAGTTGCCAAAGGTCTTTGAGAAGTTCCACCGAGTCGATAATAGGGACAATCGAAAGATCTACGGAACCGGCCTCGGCCTTTTCTTAGTCAAGCATTTGGTTGAAGTAGTTCATCAAGGCAAAATCTGGGCTGAGAGTGAAGGCGAAGGTAAGGGGTCTACTTTCACGATGCGCATCCCCAAGAAACTCGACCCATCAGAAGTAGATAACGATAGCGCAAGAGCCGTTTCAATGTAA